One part of the Vicia villosa cultivar HV-30 ecotype Madison, WI linkage group LG6, Vvil1.0, whole genome shotgun sequence genome encodes these proteins:
- the LOC131609466 gene encoding serine/threonine-protein kinase STY13 isoform X3: MSFRERDVEVEETECEKSVSRVNGSLTEATGSTTQFTIDENLLVDPKLLFIGSIIGEGAHGKVYQGRYVDRIVAIKVLQRGSTSEERASLENRFAREVNMMSRVHHDNLVKFIGACKDPLMVIVTELLPGMSLRKYLTSIRPKPLDLHTAINFALDVARAMDWLHANGIIHRDLKPDNLLLTANQKSVKLADFGLAREESVTEMMTAETGTYRWMAPELYSTVTLRQGEKKHYNNKVDVYSFGIVLWELLTNRMPFEGMSNLQAAYAAAFKIAAREAENSRRYITRSCFHHTIMLG; this comes from the exons ATGAGTTTTAGAGAGAGGGATGTTGAAGTTGAAGAGACGGAATGTGAAAAATCGGTGTCTCGGGTTAACGGGTCGTTAACGGAGGCTACTGGTAGTACTACACAGTTTACGATTGATGAGAATCTTCTGGTTGATCCGAAATTGTTGTTTATTGGTTCTATAATTGGGGAAGGAGCTCATGGAAAGGTTTATCAAGGAAG ATATGTAGATCGAATAGTTGCTATAAAAGTTCTGCAGCGTGGGAGCACCTCAGAAGAAAGAGCTTCACTTGAAAATCGTTTTGCACGGGAAGTTAACATGATGTCTCGTGTCCACCATGATAATCTTGTGAAG TTTATTGGAGCATGTAAAGATCCTCTAATGGTGATAGTTACAGAACTTTTACCAGGGATGTCACTGCGAAAATATTTGACAAGTATCCGACCTAAACCATTAGACCTTCACACGGCTATAAACTTTGCCCTTGATGTTGCTCGGGCCATGGATTGGCTGCATGCTAACGGGATCATACATAGAGATCTAAAACCTG ACAATCTGTTGCTTACAGCAAATCAGAAGTCTGTAAAACTTGCAGATTTTGGGCTTGCAAGAGAAGAATCGGTGACTGAAATGATGACTGCAGAAACCGGAACTTACCGATGGATGGCACCGGAG TTGTATAGTACGGTAACGTTACGTCAGGGAGAGAAAAAGCACTATAACAACAAGGTTGATGTGTATAGCTTTGGGATTGTTTTATGGGAGCTACTAACAAATCGCATGCCTTTTGAAGGAATGTCCAATTTACAGGCTGCTTATGCTGCTGCCTTCAAG ATTGCAGCAAGAGAGGCCGAAAATTCCAGACGATATATCACCCGATCTTGCTTTCATCATACAATCATGCTGGGTTGA
- the LOC131612023 gene encoding non-specific lipid-transfer protein 1-like isoform X2, translating to MASTNAIKFNSIALMICIALCAPIVSMAVLTCCDLKPALAACDSYARHGGECVPQDCCFEALHLKNYLINSHEDYITACHCIQDAAVKIPNINYTAFSIIPDGCGIRLPFNFRVDMNCDNL from the exons ATGGCTAGCACAAATGCGATCAAATTCAATTCCATTGCACTCATGATATGCATAGCATTGTGTGCACCAATTGTATCTATGGCTGTATTAACCTGTTGTGACTTGAAACCTGCTTTGGCCGCATGCGATTCCTATGCAAGACATGGTGGAGAATGTGTCCCACAAGATTGTTGTTTTGAAGCTTTGCACCTTAAAAACTATCTCATCAATAGTCATGAAGATTACATCACTGCTTGCCATTGCATTCAAGATGCTGCTGTCAAGATCCCTAACATCAATTATACTGCTTTCTCAATCATCCCTGACGGTTGTGGAATTCGCTTGCCCTTCAATTTTCGGGTCGACATGAATTGCGACAA CTTGTAA
- the LOC131612021 gene encoding non-specific lipid-transfer protein 1-like has translation MASSMFIKVTFLAMICLVLDIPLTNAGQTCDEIKTTLLPCVPYLRDQEPTVPVICCNGVRTVTDQARTVAERKDGCECLKASLTSIPGLNPNAAQDLPNKCGVKPAFPVGVNVDCSKIGLQL, from the exons ATGGCTAGCTCAATGTTTATCAAAGTTACTTTCTTGGCTATGATATGCTTGGTTTTGGATATTCCCTTAACCAATGCTGGCCAAACATGCGATGAAATAAAAACCACCTTATTACCATGCGTTCCGTATCTTAGGGACCAAGAACCAACTGTCCCCGTAATATGTTGCAATGGTGTTAGGACTGTTACCGACCAAGCCAGAACTGTTGCGGAACGTAAAGATGGTTGTGAGTGCCTCAAAGCATCTTTAACAAGCATACCTGGACTCAATCCTAATGCCGCTCAGGATCTCCCTAACAAGTGCGGTGTCAAACCGGCTTTCCCAGTTGGTGTCAACGTAGACTGTAGCAA GATAGGACTTCAGCTCTGA
- the LOC131609466 gene encoding serine/threonine-protein kinase STY13 isoform X2 — protein MERFIKEDRIVAIKVLQRGSTSEERASLENRFAREVNMMSRVHHDNLVKFIGACKDPLMVIVTELLPGMSLRKYLTSIRPKPLDLHTAINFALDVARAMDWLHANGIIHRDLKPDNLLLTANQKSVKLADFGLAREESVTEMMTAETGTYRWMAPELYSTVTLRQGEKKHYNNKVDVYSFGIVLWELLTNRMPFEGMSNLQAAYAAAFKQERPKIPDDISPDLAFIIQSCWVEDPNMRPSFNQIIRMLNAFLFTLSPLSPPLPEPDNEPEAASTSNGNGAITEFSARNKGKFAFLRHLFSSKRIKN, from the exons ATGGAAAGGTTTATCAAGGAAG ATCGAATAGTTGCTATAAAAGTTCTGCAGCGTGGGAGCACCTCAGAAGAAAGAGCTTCACTTGAAAATCGTTTTGCACGGGAAGTTAACATGATGTCTCGTGTCCACCATGATAATCTTGTGAAG TTTATTGGAGCATGTAAAGATCCTCTAATGGTGATAGTTACAGAACTTTTACCAGGGATGTCACTGCGAAAATATTTGACAAGTATCCGACCTAAACCATTAGACCTTCACACGGCTATAAACTTTGCCCTTGATGTTGCTCGGGCCATGGATTGGCTGCATGCTAACGGGATCATACATAGAGATCTAAAACCTG ACAATCTGTTGCTTACAGCAAATCAGAAGTCTGTAAAACTTGCAGATTTTGGGCTTGCAAGAGAAGAATCGGTGACTGAAATGATGACTGCAGAAACCGGAACTTACCGATGGATGGCACCGGAG TTGTATAGTACGGTAACGTTACGTCAGGGAGAGAAAAAGCACTATAACAACAAGGTTGATGTGTATAGCTTTGGGATTGTTTTATGGGAGCTACTAACAAATCGCATGCCTTTTGAAGGAATGTCCAATTTACAGGCTGCTTATGCTGCTGCCTTCAAG CAAGAGAGGCCGAAAATTCCAGACGATATATCACCCGATCTTGCTTTCATCATACAATCATGCTGGGTTGAAGATCCAAACATGAGACCAAGCTTTAACCAAATCATCCGAATGCTCAATGCGTTTCTCTTCACACTCTCGCCACTATCTCCTCCCTTACCAGAACCCGACAATGAACCAGAGGCGGCTTCAACTAGTAACGGCAATGGTGCCATTACTGAGTTTTCTGCCCGGAACAAAGGAAAGTTTGCGTTTCTTCGCCACCTGTTTTCTTCGAAAAGGATAAAAAACTAA
- the LOC131609466 gene encoding serine/threonine-protein kinase STY13 isoform X1, producing MSFRERDVEVEETECEKSVSRVNGSLTEATGSTTQFTIDENLLVDPKLLFIGSIIGEGAHGKVYQGRYVDRIVAIKVLQRGSTSEERASLENRFAREVNMMSRVHHDNLVKFIGACKDPLMVIVTELLPGMSLRKYLTSIRPKPLDLHTAINFALDVARAMDWLHANGIIHRDLKPDNLLLTANQKSVKLADFGLAREESVTEMMTAETGTYRWMAPELYSTVTLRQGEKKHYNNKVDVYSFGIVLWELLTNRMPFEGMSNLQAAYAAAFKQERPKIPDDISPDLAFIIQSCWVEDPNMRPSFNQIIRMLNAFLFTLSPLSPPLPEPDNEPEAASTSNGNGAITEFSARNKGKFAFLRHLFSSKRIKN from the exons ATGAGTTTTAGAGAGAGGGATGTTGAAGTTGAAGAGACGGAATGTGAAAAATCGGTGTCTCGGGTTAACGGGTCGTTAACGGAGGCTACTGGTAGTACTACACAGTTTACGATTGATGAGAATCTTCTGGTTGATCCGAAATTGTTGTTTATTGGTTCTATAATTGGGGAAGGAGCTCATGGAAAGGTTTATCAAGGAAG ATATGTAGATCGAATAGTTGCTATAAAAGTTCTGCAGCGTGGGAGCACCTCAGAAGAAAGAGCTTCACTTGAAAATCGTTTTGCACGGGAAGTTAACATGATGTCTCGTGTCCACCATGATAATCTTGTGAAG TTTATTGGAGCATGTAAAGATCCTCTAATGGTGATAGTTACAGAACTTTTACCAGGGATGTCACTGCGAAAATATTTGACAAGTATCCGACCTAAACCATTAGACCTTCACACGGCTATAAACTTTGCCCTTGATGTTGCTCGGGCCATGGATTGGCTGCATGCTAACGGGATCATACATAGAGATCTAAAACCTG ACAATCTGTTGCTTACAGCAAATCAGAAGTCTGTAAAACTTGCAGATTTTGGGCTTGCAAGAGAAGAATCGGTGACTGAAATGATGACTGCAGAAACCGGAACTTACCGATGGATGGCACCGGAG TTGTATAGTACGGTAACGTTACGTCAGGGAGAGAAAAAGCACTATAACAACAAGGTTGATGTGTATAGCTTTGGGATTGTTTTATGGGAGCTACTAACAAATCGCATGCCTTTTGAAGGAATGTCCAATTTACAGGCTGCTTATGCTGCTGCCTTCAAG CAAGAGAGGCCGAAAATTCCAGACGATATATCACCCGATCTTGCTTTCATCATACAATCATGCTGGGTTGAAGATCCAAACATGAGACCAAGCTTTAACCAAATCATCCGAATGCTCAATGCGTTTCTCTTCACACTCTCGCCACTATCTCCTCCCTTACCAGAACCCGACAATGAACCAGAGGCGGCTTCAACTAGTAACGGCAATGGTGCCATTACTGAGTTTTCTGCCCGGAACAAAGGAAAGTTTGCGTTTCTTCGCCACCTGTTTTCTTCGAAAAGGATAAAAAACTAA
- the LOC131612023 gene encoding non-specific lipid-transfer protein 2B-like isoform X1: MASTNAIKFNSIALMICIALCAPIVSMAVLTCCDLKPALAACDSYARHGGECVPQDCCFEALHLKNYLINSHEDYITACHCIQDAAVKIPNINYTAFSIIPDGCGIRLPFNFRVDMNCDKVSTENETLWKAGSQGKAGGFEVSLRTVEKDLKRRKLLRPGKMRSTTILIVSNNSTNSSSSSSIRMHDPSLLMVQTCIVAIVEALIISLGWM, translated from the exons ATGGCTAGCACAAATGCGATCAAATTCAATTCCATTGCACTCATGATATGCATAGCATTGTGTGCACCAATTGTATCTATGGCTGTATTAACCTGTTGTGACTTGAAACCTGCTTTGGCCGCATGCGATTCCTATGCAAGACATGGTGGAGAATGTGTCCCACAAGATTGTTGTTTTGAAGCTTTGCACCTTAAAAACTATCTCATCAATAGTCATGAAGATTACATCACTGCTTGCCATTGCATTCAAGATGCTGCTGTCAAGATCCCTAACATCAATTATACTGCTTTCTCAATCATCCCTGACGGTTGTGGAATTCGCTTGCCCTTCAATTTTCGGGTCGACATGAATTGCGACAA GGTATCAACGGAAAACGAGACGTTATGGAAAGCGGGGAGTCAAGGAAAGGCGGGAGGATTTGAGGTGTCCTTGCGCACGGTGGAGAAGGATTTAAAGAGAAGAAAATTGCTAAGACCGGGAAAAATGCGCTCGACTACCATTTTGATAGTGTCAAATAATTCTACAAATTCCTCATCGAGTTCGAGCATCAGGATGCATGATCCTTCGTTGTTAATGGTTCAAACATGTATTGTAGCAATTGTGGAGGCTCTGATCATATCTTTGGGGTGGATGTAA